The region TATCTCGGCTAACAAACACAAGAAAGTTGGCAAGCAAAGAGCCAGGATCACCCCAACTTCAGAGGACAAAAGCTTGctaggaatgaaaaaaaaactaaaataacattCAGTGTCATTGCTGAACATTCCAATACATTCAAATGTATACATGTTAATGGTTTTTCTGTTAGCATAATTACTATAAGGTAACAagttaagtgtttgtttgtttcatataTGAATGGCTCTTTGTTCTGGTTTTCTAACTCCCTGTCATGTATCAttgttgaagaaaaacaattttaaaccACCTTCCCAAagacaaataaattaaaaacataaacatgtgaTGAAAAGTATACTTTAAAAAGTTTCCATACTGGGCTGACCTAATCTTGAATGCTCAGTCAGACCTTTAAGCCTGATTATTTTTCTTGCATGACTAATCATTGACGCATTACATTTCCTGTATCCCGCTTGCTAGATAAGAGAGATTAcagatatttcatttcattttctcaagATTTACATCATCTCTGTCTTAAGATTCATCTTCCGCTCTCCTCTTTTGTGTGCTAATCAGGCGTATGACACAAAGATCTGACAAGTCTGAAATCATAGGTGACTCAATTGTGGATGTTATTGCATATTAATGAGGGGATTCGTTCTCCCATGAAGAGTAAACGTGCAGAAACCAAGGGGAAATATGCAGCGGGGCTGAACTGAgaagttagttagttagttaagttaagttaaagaTTTCTCCTTGGGATTGGCTCCATGTTGGAAGAAGGGGCAATCCTCTATTTCTTCAACTCTTTTTAAATTTGCTTCTTAGTGTAACTCATATGTGTCTAATACAttgacatttgatttgattggaaCCAATCCTGATGAGCTTGTGTGAGAGTGTATGTTTCATGCAATAGGGTCATTGTGGCCCTGTAGTTCTTCTTTGGTTTATCTAGTAACAAACAATATCTTaagctttcttttttacttcctgttgtATGCTAAATATCTAAGTCTACTTTTCTACTCAAATACTCACATctgtttcctttaaaacatATATCCCTTCTTTTGTGCAGCACTTGTGAGTTGGAATTTTGAAATCTGCTCCATAAATTCAGGTTCTTGTCTCTATAATTatttattgtaatatcttcAACACCAACAATGTTATCATTGTGTTTTGTAACCGTTTGCATCTGTCAAAAACAGCCCAAGACAGCGTGCAAGTTGATGGTAGATTTAAACTCATTCAAACTAGGTTTCAGCTGTCTTTTTGAATTTGCTGTAATAGTTTCACACTGAAGGTATCCTTTTGTGgctgttgtgtttacattttctttctaagAAAATATTGGTCAAATGGGAAATGCAACCCCCATTTGACACACTGCACTCGGAATGACAAAAACTGTTCTCTGTTATTTTGGCATTAAACCTCGTCAGATTTTGGCAGCTAAGGGGGTTAGACCTGATAGTTTGATTAATCCCCATGAAATCTAACTTACATGGAAGGCAGGGACAACTGTTCTTAAAGTGGGATGATTTGTCATGTTCTCTTTGTTCaaggattttcttttaatattttggctatttttgtcattttactgGTGGAATTTGTTCTCCTGAGCTGCCAACCCCCATATAACTATGACTCAAGCACTGATGCAGCATAACAAATTTGTCTTTGCTGGGTGGATCATGTCCCACTTTCATTTGTCCTAAGTCTTCagataaacgtgtgtgtgtgtttgtgtgttctctgCAGAGATCCGTGAGGCCTTCAAAGTGTTTGACCGCGATGGGAACGGGTTCATCTCaaagcaggagctggggatggcCATGCGCTCCCTGGGCTACATGCCAAATGAGGTGGAGCTGGAGGTCATTATCCAGAGACTGGACATGGAtggtgagacaaacacacagcttaTATTTCAGATCACTGAAACCTACAAAGCACAGAAGTCATTTGCTGTCCATTTGCCCGCAAAACTAGACTGTAGCAGGAAGTAAAACCAGCAGCAATGAACACCaactgttccttttttttcccccacaggcGATGGCCAGGTGGACTTTGAGGAGTTTGTGACTCTTCTTGGCCCAAAGCTGACGGCAGCTGGGATGCCAGATAAGTTCCACGGCACTGACTTTGACTCCGTTTTTTGGAAGGTATACTCATTATTAAGTAACTCATTTTGTGCCTATTAGAGAAAATACAGACAGCTGTAGAAAACCTCCGACAGAAACAGTCTGAATTTGCCACTGAATGACTGTGATGGATAACCAGTTTTAATTGCTGCATTCTATGGGGCAGGACTTTAACCTTGGAGAGGTTGGAATTCTCTCAAGAAGTGTGTCCTTAATCAAGACTTTGAGTTGCTATCTGCACCTCTTTGAGTGTGGAGActtattaaaccattaaagtCAATTGTAATATGAAATAGATATGAATGTATTTACAGACAGCTCATTAGATAATCAGCTGCTCACTTTGACAGTCGGATGAAGTTAATGGGATGGAGCGTGTTTCTTTGTTGTACTTAGGTGATAAAAGCACCACAGAGGCTGTCAGAGAGTCAGGCTCTAAATTGAGTGTGAAGGAGATTTATGGGAATTCTCAGTGCAGACCGTAGCACGAAAGAAACATCACAAGCAGAGACACCTGCTGGGAAAGTCAAGAAACTCAGGGGAATGATGCAAAGGCTGCATGGCTTCACATAGCATTATATGTGAATGGTTGAATCAAACATGTGCAGCTGGATTGATTGCATAGAGCCTGCGGTCATGCAGGAGCTCGGCTCAGGCtgagcagaaattaacatgctATTAAAAAACAGGCGCACAATCacaatttacctttttttttagggatCCTCTGTTAGTTTTGGTCATATTCTTTCACAGATTCCTGATTGTGTTaactaaaaatgttatttatgcTATGACCTTATACATCACAACAAGTGAACATatgaacaaacaaaagacaatgatgtaaaaaatatgGATTAGTGTCTCatcattctgtgtttgtgtgtatgtgtctgcagTGTGACATGCAGAAGTTAACGGTTGAAGAGCTGAAGAGGCTTCTGTACGACACCTTCTGTGATCACCTCTCCATGAAAGACATCGAGAACATCATCATGACTGAAGAGAACCACATAGAGAACCCAGATGAATGCCAGGTGGATATAGACAGTAAGGAACAATCTTCTACACCTTTAACGGATTCATGTTGTGCATGATGGTCTCTGCATATCGGGACCTTTTTCTAAGGGGTAGAACTTTAATAGATCATACCCAACACCTGATGATAATACTGTATGTGAATTCTATATACATTTTGATCACTATTCCAATAAAGTCAAGGTTGGTATTGCTGTTAAAATACCTGTATGGACAGTAACCACTGGGATGAGTAATGGatttgtaaaaattaaaaaaaactttccaaaaAAGCACAACTAAaaatttaagattaagatttaagatttacttttattgatctcAAGATGCAATTGATCTCATTGATTTCAAGACAGCCTTTGATATTTTCcagaggcaagacatgacataaaaaataTGCTGCTGATATCAAAGTTATGTTTGCAACATTTTGAAGATGGCCGAGGAAGCAATAGGGTCAGATGCTACGATAACATTTTTGCTCTCATAAATGCTTCATTTAATCGGAGATATTCACAGTGTGAACGAATGCAGTCACAGTCAGCAGTCACATATTAATATCATCAGCCTTGTCCACTCGGCAGTggattttcctgaatattttcttcACACAGAGTTCACACAGTGGCTCAAATCATTTTACTCTTGAATTTGACTAGGGGGCCGGGAGGGAAACACTCTGTAAAAATGTTGACTGTTTGCGTCCACACATGAACCCTGCCACCTAAAAATCTTCAGGACTCAATggatgtgtgaaaggggctctCGTAAACATTTACAACATCAAAATGTTAAACCTTTGCTGATGAGTCAGGTTGCACCACCACCTACCATCCCATAGGATTTCTTAAAATGGCATTGTAACTGTGGCTTGGATTCGGGATATATTTATTGAATAATTTAGATAACTCTAGAAGGCCGATATATTAAACAGGACGGGTCACATGGCAATCATTTTCAGAAGGGCCATAATACCAGAGATTATCAGCCTCTTTCAAACAAGTACACAAGTGGTAGAGGGAGGATGGATTTCCAGTAGTTAATCGTcaatgaataaagaataaataaattaacaacTGATGAAACTGCCTTCAGGCATTACTTCGAAATTTAACATGAAATATCTATGAAAACATAAGCATATTAAAAATATAGTCTCATCACCGTACATACCAGAATCCAGCACTTATAGATGCAGTAGGAAATAAAAGATCAATTGCTTCCATCTCAGTGCACAGAGAAGCTTTGCAAGAAAATGTCATTGTTCCTTCTCCCCTGTTGCTTTTTCCTTACAAGAAAAAATTACTACACTCTTGCTAAATCTCCATCTGCCTGCACAGACTCTGCATGGAGTGGCGGAGTGGACTGTTTTCTAGAAGCTAATTTAAGAGCCATTCTCAAAAATGAAGGAAATCCCTGACTGACGCAGAGGCAGGTTTAGGTGGAATGTCCAACATTAAACAGCTGATTCCACCCCTTTAGAGCAAACTATTTTAAATTACCAAAGGTAGAAAATGAGGCCTTATTGGGTGGAAAAGTGCGTTAATGGttcattttaataaaactgTTACTCAGGATGCTTTGCTTTATGTACAGTCCCTTATAGAGGTGAGGTGTTTTTTCTTGAAGAACAGCAATCACCTCAGACGGCAGGACATTTATACAAAAGCCAATTCTAATTCATCTATTTGTAGAGAAACAAGGGCACAAGAAAGTTGCTATCTGATCATTCTCTTCTGCTGCACCTCAAACTTTAAATGATTCTGCAGGTACACTACAACCTTTTGGTTTAGTGCGGCTGTTTTGAACAGCAGCCTTTAATATTCCAGTCAGGCGTgaaccttttttgtttgttgttccaAAGCTCCAATCACCATTTCAATCTTGATGCAGTTATGCCGTTTACAGGTGTGAAAAAGAAATCTTCTTGCCAATGTTCATCCCTCATAATTGTGTTCATGTAATTGTGAGGTTTTGTGATGAGCTCTGTCATTCGGAAATTACTATCAGATATTGTTCAAGCATAAAATAACACCTGATTCAATGGACCTCCATTTGattcttttcttcttatttcccctccctccattttcttttttcaggttcCAGCCCGACGCAGCATGTCAAGCAAACATGTGTGCGCAAAAGCCTGATATGCGCCTTCGCCATTGCTTTCATCATCAGCGTCATGCTCATCGCAGCCAATCAGGTGCTGAGGAGTGGTATGAAATAGGAGCTTTGGCATTTCAAGCCTTGACCAACAACGTAATAAATTACTGGGCAATTAAAGCTTAAAAACAATCCATACAGACAATCACCCagctgtaaaaaagaaaaaagaaaaaaaagaagaaaaaaaggccaacGAAGACTGCAGAAAGCTTTCTGGACTTTCCAAGGACACTACATGTGCAGAAATGTCTCATGTTTCCAAAGACATACAGACAACTTACAGTCTTTCAAGGACAAAATGACCTCCCAGGCAAAGAAAGCAGTGTTCAACTGGAAGGTCTGACAAAACATATCACTCCTTGTTACACACCTGTTAGTATCCATTGGCTATGTGCATTTGAGCAGTGTTGCATTTAGTAAGGTGGCAGCTATAGAGAGAAGTGTAGTGACTGTCAAGTTATTGTATCCATGTGTTTCATACGGTTTATTAAACAAGTAGAAAGGAATATGTGAAATGTTGTGGGGGCATTGGAGAAAATGTATTCCTGAGGCTGGAAATTGATGTTATGTGCGAGGTCTCGAGTGCACAGCATTGTGGAGATATAGTTCGAGGTACATTGTTCAAAAACCACTTGGAAATAACAATAGCTTGGTAAGAGACAAATAGAAGTGTTTGCAGGGTGGTGCATGTGATTGTGTAGAGTAGTTTCACACATTCACGGGCTGCAGGACCTCGGTCTGAGACGGATGGAGCAGGGTGAGGCGGGTTAACAGCTCTCTGGGGGAAGGTGCAGAGCTCTGAATGGACGGGTAACTGGCTGGAAAGAGGATGGACAGGCAACAAACACTCAACTCTCTTCGTCTCCAGAGCGGGGCTCTGCAACCCTAAAAAGGATGATCATCATCTATGCATGAAGTGCATGGAGATTAACAGTTGTCTTGACACATTTGTAAAGATTGTATCTATGTGTTTACCATAATGGCTGTGTTACAACTACTAAATGACAACTGTGAGCAATTGTGTGGCCCAGGGAATCAGCAATCACAACAAAAGTAAAGCATACAACTGCATGAACAAGAAGGGCTGCTTTAAAACATGCTTGTGAAAAATACTTTCGGGATTGCTAAACTAGGCCGCTTTTTGCTTCACCGGGCACCTGATCATGTTCACTGCTGCAGCAGAGCAAAACAACTTCAAGAAACGTGCCACTCACTCAGCATTTAAAGAATATGCATTCAAACTTGTCGAGTTGGAAGTGCTGATGCTACAGTGCAggattttttatcttttgtttcaAGTTATTTTTCGTCTGGATGCATTGCTATTGagcaataaatgtatttaaaatagaCATCAAACAATGCTTTGAAcagaccaaaaataaaataaaaaaaggttagcACCAATGGACCAACCAACTGTTGAGGTCAGAAAATGTTGTAAAggacttttcaatttttttggcaatacaacaaagaaattggctcaaatatgaaaaaaggaGACACCACTGTAATTCAGATACAAAGATCGAAGAGATGAATAAGAAAACTGGGTGTCAGAAGCTGCCCAGTGCATTGAAGATTTACTCGGGCCAAATGATGTAAACAACTGCAATAACATATCATTGTCTGTGAGAAGCACCAAATGGATATGATTAGATGTAGTCTAGGCTGTAGTGCATGCATCTGGGAAAAGTATGTCACTAATAATGTGTTATGTACATAGGAACCCACTTCAACCAAAGCTATGAAGCGATCTGTGACATGAGCTGGGTCAGATACATAGACTGTGTATGAGAAGTGGACCTTGCCACCTTGATGTCACCCTGTCGTTTTTCAACCTTTTGTTTGAAGTCTCACATTGGTCGTTTTGGCAgtcaccatcttttttttcccctttttggtgctggaagtgaccatatttggacaaacAGGTCGATACCTTTCTATCCTGGTTGACAGGTCACTATGGTAACAACATGCCAATCACAAGTAGTCAGACTTCAAAGCATGCTCTTCTATatcttcaaataaaataaaatataccaGACATCAGATCATTTATGCATTCAATTACTAACATGTGTTATTGAAGGAGCCTTGGAACTTGCAATTGAGACCATGAAATCaatgtaaatgtatatttaggTAATACTTTGATGGGGAAGTGTGGTATTTATTTCATCTGGTTGTGaagttaaacagaaaaaaatagtttatatGGCCACCTCTtaaatacagtctatggttggaaAATGATTAAATGCTTAGTAATCAATTCATAATTCAATTCAtaagaaataagacaaaaaaactaaactggAAGAAGTGGACCTAGCCAACTTGATGACCAGTTGGTTTTtcgaaactaaactaaactccctcctcaaacaggaaaaacattttacaactcttttgttttataattaaattTGAAGTTTTGACTGGGCCAAAACATGTTTggtaaaaatgataaaaagccTCCAAACCCTTAAAAACatgatatattatatatatagtGATCCAGTTAATTCACATCTTATCAATAGATTTTCTTTGGGTTACTATTGGCAGCTTCTTAAAACTTGGATCTTACACCAGAGCCACAGCTTCAGAAAGGCAACAGAATAAGACCCAGAGCCAAGCAGGGGAACGATTATCTGATGCACTGGGGCAATTTTGTCAGAAGTGTCAACTCTCTAGGTAACACACTtagaaaaaaaggataaaaaaatacatcaacaaaTACTATGGTTTCCATTTTGCACTTTAAGACGTGCTGCAGTGCACAACAACTCACCACCATGATTGTCTATCCATTCCCAGATTGAGTTTAGGTATTACGTTGCCATAGATGTATCTATTTTTGTGCTAAGAATAcgaaagaaaataatatttacgGATTGACGATGATGCTGTCTAATTAGTTTTCTACTATATCATTATACAGGGAACATTTTCATAGGGAATAAAAGATatatatgtttgatttgttgccTTATTCTTTGAGACTCTTGATATAGTTTTTACACATTATATAAAAAACTATCATGGGTTTTTCATATTATCATCAGACCAAAATGTACAAAccaatattattttaattttacagctgtatgaaaatgtttataGTCTATTGAATGTTCTATTTCCATTGTACTGTACTTTGATACTTGCCTTTGGATCTTGCAAAATAGTTTATTGACCATGTGATATCTGTTCATTGTCACCACCTGATGTTCTTCTTCTATGTCTGTGGTATTGtatttcacaaataaaatcTCATGACGACTGTGTTGGGTATgtgaaatcattttcaaatcatCAACTCTTCAATCAGGCTGCTTGAGGTGTCTCTATGAATTGCTGTATTGATTGACAACCTGACATTTTAAGATTGAAATCTATAGAAAGTGATGGATTTGTCGAATCTCTGGATTGCCTTTTTCTATTCGTAGATGCCCTTTTGCCCCGCTTGGTGTTTTGGACCCCATCTGGCTCATTTTCTCAAAAACACTGGTATAAATAATCCAGGTCCAGGCACTCAGGAtggttgaaaaatataaagGCCTTTAATTCAATGGGctacaacattaaaaaacaccaacGCGTATCGGCTTGTGCCTTCTTCAGGGTGCAGTGAAACACTGGCTGAATCTCGATGTCctccctaacccctaaccccttATTGACTTAATTGACATCACCTGgaaagtgattgagtgcatgaggCTGCGAGGGCTCCAATGGTTAAATACAAATGGGACAGCACGTTGCAActtctctgtaaccatgactGCATGATGTCATGTAGCAAAAGCTCATTTTACGTTTTTTACTTGAGCAGCCATGGCGCTTATAAAAAGTTTTACtcaatataggcctatatatacatttcttcattgtgggttaaataaaggtttatcttatcttatataaATATAACGGGACTAAtatgctctctttctctcttgtttttgtttaaagactCACAGTAGATTTCTGAATTAGCTGTAGATTCCAAATATACTTTTTTAGTAGACTGTAAAGAGAGCGTGGTTTCACCTTCCTGCTTTTTTACCGTGTCTACATTTTTTCCGTTTTATGGCgtttgtttacctttcaatTGTTGTGGGCTTCCCCGGGGAATCCTATGTTTCATGTCACAATGCTATAAAATTAGATTTGCGATGGTAACATGACTTCATTGACTAAGACACGACAACAACATTTGGGCTTTCCACCCTTGGGGTGTCATACTGCTCTGAttcacagaaaaacatcaaaatctcCATTTAAGGTACTTGATGTATTACCATCTATTTCTATCAATTACATTGCACAGTTTtctattattttcattttgatgtattttcCCCTCTTGCCTCAAATACCATTTCAATGTCACAGATGTCAATTCTGCATACTAaatcaaaaatgtgattaataatGTTTGAAACTATAACAGTCCTGTGGAATCACATACTGTAAAAGTAAAATGATGATGCTTCAGGTTATTGATGccagaaataaaaatagataaaaagaagaaatccaaGCAGCTGATAAATATGCTGTGTATGCTGAGTGTACAAGACAAGCTGAAATTTCTCAATTCAAGTTAAACAATTAGTaagcaataaaataaagcaACTAAGTAATTGCCTTTGCAGATATCTGCACTTCAGGGATTTACGAAGATGATGTTAAAAGAccgttttttttctgccttgcCCCTTCAATTTTTCAGCATGTTATGCTCTACATGGTTCCACATGGTAGCACAAGCCCTTGCTAGAATGAATAACGGTTTTGTCATTCCCAGAGGGAAAGGACATTGGAaaagtatttcattttcttGTGTCTCAACAAGGTGAACATTGGtaatcaaaagagaaaaactgacatgatatttatcttttttgtgCGCAACATAAAACACCttggagaaaaaaggaaaaacactcaGTGAACAGCCTCCAATGACCAGCAAACCATTAGAGGGACCTGATGATCAATGGAGGTCAGAAAAGGAAGTTCTTTATGAACACAGAAATCATGATAGAAGAAGAAGCACCAAAgtaaaaagctttgttttttcaggAAAGAAGCcatatttgtcttttaattcTCTGAGGGATCAGTGACTCGTGGTTACTTTATGACTCAACAATAGGCAACAGGTTTTGGGAATCATTGGTGCCTTCATGCATCCAGGGACAATCTTTCTCCCTTTTAAAGCCAGAGGGCTTTTCATTTGATATCTCAatgcttctttaaaaataacaagccAAGGTTTGACCAAAGCTTTGTTACGACCACAGAAAACTGTCTCCAGGAACTAGGCACCAAGGAGGGGATTAATCCTTTTCCCCAGCATGAACTTTTAGAGGAACTGAGGTACTCAGTGCATTTTAACTGCAGTGAACAGGT is a window of Labrus mixtus chromosome 5, fLabMix1.1, whole genome shotgun sequence DNA encoding:
- the LOC132974370 gene encoding calcium-binding protein 7, translating into MPMHPVTSTLMYRGICTIPDILSYSAPVNLPEDEVEEIREAFKVFDRDGNGFISKQELGMAMRSLGYMPNEVELEVIIQRLDMDGDGQVDFEEFVTLLGPKLTAAGMPDKFHGTDFDSVFWKCDMQKLTVEELKRLLYDTFCDHLSMKDIENIIMTEENHIENPDECQVDIDSSSPTQHVKQTCVRKSLICAFAIAFIISVMLIAANQVLRSGMK